One part of the Polyangiaceae bacterium genome encodes these proteins:
- the phoU gene encoding phosphate signaling complex protein PhoU has product MNRHTDREYERELRELRDSILHMGSKVEAMVDTAMQAFDSRDANLARRTMLIDQEVDRLELEIDHRCLRLLARRQPVASDLRFITTSLKLVTDLERSGDLAANICERTLELIEYPPALIDPRLPRMAALAREMLEDALNSFVNKDSARARSVVERDSIVDACYAETFPALGARMGSEPETAQRLLSVGRYLERIADHATNIAEMVVFMVEGKDVRHTFQMGPVGNA; this is encoded by the coding sequence ATGAATCGGCACACCGATCGAGAATACGAACGCGAGCTGCGCGAACTGCGCGACAGTATCCTGCACATGGGCTCCAAGGTGGAGGCGATGGTCGACACCGCCATGCAGGCGTTCGACTCTCGCGACGCGAACCTCGCCCGGCGGACGATGCTGATCGACCAAGAGGTGGACCGCCTCGAGCTGGAGATCGACCATCGCTGCCTACGTCTGCTCGCTCGGCGCCAGCCCGTTGCAAGCGACCTTCGCTTCATCACTACCAGCCTGAAGCTCGTCACCGATCTCGAACGCTCCGGGGACCTCGCGGCGAACATCTGCGAGCGAACACTCGAGTTGATCGAGTATCCGCCGGCACTGATCGATCCACGCCTGCCGCGGATGGCAGCGCTTGCTCGAGAGATGCTCGAGGACGCTCTGAACAGCTTCGTGAACAAAGACTCCGCGCGCGCCCGAAGCGTGGTCGAGCGGGATTCCATAGTCGACGCTTGCTACGCGGAGACCTTTCCCGCGTTGGGCGCGCGTATGGGGAGCGAGCCGGAGACCGCTCAACGCCTGCTCTCCGTGGGACGCTACCTGGAGCGAATTGCGGACCACGCCACCAACATCGCTGAGATGGTGGTGTTCATGGTGGAGGGAAAAGACGTTCGCCACACCTTCCAGATGGGCCCGGTGGGCAACGCCTGA
- the pstC gene encoding phosphate ABC transporter permease subunit PstC has product MAWLGGKSNPGDTVFRGASRFFALLVVALLVAMAYEMAQASSLSFKEFGWRFIISRDWDPVSEQFGALPFIYGTVVSSLVALFIAVPVALGIAIYLSELAPLWLRKPVGFLVELLAAVPSVVYGLWGIFVLAPLMAETVEPALRRTLGFLPLFSGPNQGFGMLSGGLILAIMILPTISSVSREVLQAVPNNLREGATALGATRWEVVRVGVLPYARSGLVGAIILGLGRALGETMAITMLIGNRPEISSSLFAPSYTMASVIANEFTEATADVHLAALAEIAFLLFGVTLLLNIIARLLVWQVSRHEAKGAR; this is encoded by the coding sequence TTGGCTTGGCTTGGAGGCAAGAGCAACCCTGGAGACACCGTCTTTCGCGGTGCCTCCAGGTTCTTTGCGCTGCTGGTCGTCGCGCTGCTCGTGGCGATGGCCTACGAGATGGCGCAGGCGTCCAGCCTCTCCTTCAAGGAGTTCGGCTGGCGCTTCATCATCAGCCGCGACTGGGACCCGGTCAGTGAACAGTTCGGCGCCCTACCCTTCATCTACGGCACCGTGGTGTCGTCGCTTGTGGCGCTCTTCATCGCCGTCCCCGTCGCCCTCGGCATCGCGATCTACCTCTCGGAGTTGGCACCGCTCTGGCTGAGGAAGCCAGTTGGTTTCCTTGTGGAATTGTTGGCTGCGGTACCATCTGTCGTCTACGGCCTCTGGGGGATCTTCGTACTCGCCCCGCTGATGGCAGAGACGGTGGAACCTGCACTCCGCCGCACCCTCGGCTTCCTGCCGCTGTTCTCTGGGCCGAATCAAGGCTTCGGCATGCTGAGCGGTGGCCTGATCCTCGCGATCATGATCTTGCCGACCATTTCCAGCGTCAGCCGCGAGGTGCTCCAGGCGGTACCAAACAACCTGCGAGAGGGAGCCACCGCGCTCGGCGCGACCCGCTGGGAGGTCGTGCGAGTTGGGGTCCTCCCCTACGCGCGCTCGGGACTCGTTGGAGCCATCATCTTGGGCCTCGGGCGAGCCCTCGGTGAAACCATGGCGATCACCATGCTGATTGGTAACCGACCGGAGATCAGCAGCTCTCTGTTCGCGCCGTCCTACACCATGGCGAGCGTCATCGCGAATGAGTTCACCGAAGCGACTGCGGACGTCCACCTGGCGGCACTCGCCGAGATCGCCTTCTTGCTGTTTGGCGTCACGCTGCTGCTGAACATCATCGCGCGCCTCCTGGTTTGGCAGGTGTCGCGGCACGAAGCCAAGGGGGCGAGATGA
- a CDS encoding GAF domain-containing protein, translated as MSTGTSDEGANSALLERATLDKAERMELLHRVGIALTAEKNRDRLVEMILLEAKQLCNADGGTLYMRTETDTLRFAIMRTDSLAIALGGTTGRKIELPEMPLYDSETGEPNLKNVATAAAILKESINIPDAYDAEGFDFTGTKSFDERNNYRSRSFLTIPLFNTEGRVIAVLQLLNARDAEGSVIAFSTEVERVVEALASQAGIALDNQMLLEGQRKLLEAFIKLIAAAIDAKSPYTGGHCERVPVLTEMIAQSLCETRGGPFAEFDLNDDEWYELRIAAWLHDCGKVTTPVHVMDKATKLETIVDRISIVRARFESLRRGAEIAMLKAKLDGREPSEAIEERYQAELKRLDDDLKFLEHANVGGEFLPPEHQARIREIGLRRYSENGEERQLLSEDEIENLSISRGTLTEPERLVINGHMVQTVRMLEALPFPRNLARVPEYAAGHHEKMDGGGYPRGIFAGDMSVPARIMAIADVFEALTADDRPYKKAKRLSEAMGIMGAMKRFNHLDPQLFDHFVQSGVYLEYARKFLSEGLIDEVDEAKLLAIKPEPFNLPDTELRKLRWRDFLPAYRNQSR; from the coding sequence ATGAGTACAGGGACCAGCGACGAGGGCGCGAACAGCGCGCTGCTCGAACGCGCGACCCTAGACAAGGCCGAGCGGATGGAACTGCTCCATCGCGTCGGTATCGCGCTGACCGCCGAGAAGAACCGAGACCGTCTGGTCGAGATGATCCTCCTCGAAGCGAAGCAGCTGTGCAACGCCGACGGCGGAACGCTGTATATGCGCACGGAAACGGATACGTTGCGGTTCGCGATCATGCGCACCGACTCCCTCGCGATCGCCCTGGGAGGGACGACGGGGCGCAAAATCGAGCTCCCGGAAATGCCTCTCTATGACTCGGAGACTGGCGAGCCGAACCTCAAGAACGTCGCCACCGCGGCAGCCATCCTCAAAGAGTCGATCAACATACCCGACGCGTACGATGCCGAGGGCTTCGACTTCACTGGCACCAAGAGCTTCGATGAGCGCAACAACTACCGCTCGCGGTCGTTCCTGACCATCCCGCTGTTCAACACCGAAGGCCGCGTGATCGCCGTCCTTCAGCTGCTGAACGCGCGCGACGCCGAAGGCTCGGTCATTGCCTTTAGTACCGAGGTCGAGCGCGTCGTTGAAGCCCTCGCGTCCCAAGCCGGCATCGCCTTGGACAACCAGATGTTGCTCGAGGGTCAGCGCAAGCTACTCGAGGCCTTCATCAAGCTCATCGCGGCTGCGATCGACGCCAAGAGCCCCTACACCGGCGGACACTGCGAGCGCGTGCCGGTGTTGACGGAAATGATCGCCCAAAGCCTGTGCGAGACACGGGGCGGACCCTTCGCTGAGTTCGATCTCAACGACGACGAGTGGTACGAGCTGCGAATTGCCGCGTGGCTTCATGACTGCGGCAAGGTCACGACGCCAGTCCATGTGATGGACAAAGCCACCAAGCTCGAGACCATCGTGGACCGCATCTCGATCGTACGGGCCCGCTTCGAGTCGTTGAGGCGTGGCGCTGAGATCGCCATGCTGAAGGCCAAGCTCGACGGACGGGAGCCGAGTGAGGCGATTGAGGAGCGCTACCAGGCCGAACTGAAGCGCCTCGACGACGATCTCAAGTTCCTCGAGCACGCGAACGTCGGAGGCGAGTTCCTTCCCCCTGAGCACCAAGCTCGCATCCGAGAGATTGGCCTGCGACGCTACTCCGAAAATGGTGAGGAGCGACAGCTGCTGAGTGAAGACGAGATTGAAAACCTCTCGATCTCACGCGGCACGTTGACCGAGCCAGAGCGACTCGTGATCAACGGGCACATGGTGCAGACCGTGCGCATGCTCGAGGCGCTCCCCTTCCCACGCAACCTGGCCCGCGTGCCCGAGTACGCAGCCGGCCATCACGAGAAAATGGATGGCGGAGGATATCCGCGCGGCATTTTTGCTGGGGACATGAGCGTCCCGGCGCGCATCATGGCAATCGCCGACGTGTTCGAGGCCCTGACCGCAGACGATCGCCCTTACAAAAAGGCCAAGCGACTCTCCGAGGCGATGGGCATCATGGGCGCGATGAAGCGCTTCAATCACCTGGACCCGCAGCTCTTCGATCACTTCGTACAGAGCGGCGTGTACCTGGAGTATGCGCGCAAGTTCCTCTCGGAAGGCCTGATAGACGAGGTCGACGAGGCCAAGCTGCTAGCTATCAAGCCGGAGCCCTTCAACTTGCCGGATACAGAGCTGCGCAAGCTGCGCTGGAGGGATTTCCTCCCTGCCTATCGCAACCAGTCGCGCTGA
- the pstA gene encoding phosphate ABC transporter permease PstA has protein sequence MSSSKLTANDATYKVRKIKDLAIRGLCVLFTLLALVPLFSVLYYLTVRGIGGVNLAFFTELPKPVGEEGGGMANAIVGTLELVGLACLFGIPPGAMAGIYLAEFQESKLSRLVRFSADVLSGVPSITVGVFIYGIFVLTMKRFSMVAGAVALAVLMLPTVTRTTEELMRLVPVQLREAGLGLGLPRWRVTLKIIFRTALPGIVTGIMLAVARVAGETAPLLFTALSNRFWNDGIDQPVASLPVQIYTYAVSPFEDWHRQAWAAALMLVVFILILNVTARLMVRHRVKAR, from the coding sequence ATGAGCAGCTCCAAACTGACCGCAAACGACGCGACGTACAAGGTACGCAAGATCAAGGATCTCGCGATCCGCGGCCTGTGCGTGCTGTTCACGTTGCTCGCGCTGGTGCCCTTGTTCAGCGTCCTCTATTACCTCACGGTAAGGGGTATCGGCGGTGTGAACCTGGCCTTCTTCACCGAGCTACCCAAACCGGTGGGTGAAGAAGGTGGTGGCATGGCCAACGCCATCGTTGGCACGCTGGAGCTGGTGGGCCTCGCTTGCTTGTTCGGCATCCCCCCTGGGGCGATGGCGGGCATCTACTTGGCGGAATTCCAGGAAAGCAAGCTCTCCCGCCTCGTGCGCTTCAGTGCCGACGTGCTCTCCGGGGTGCCGTCGATCACCGTCGGCGTGTTCATTTACGGGATCTTCGTGCTGACGATGAAGCGCTTCAGCATGGTCGCTGGCGCCGTGGCGCTCGCGGTGCTGATGCTTCCGACTGTGACTCGCACCACCGAAGAGCTGATGCGCCTGGTCCCCGTGCAGCTCCGTGAGGCAGGGCTCGGGCTTGGGTTGCCGCGCTGGCGAGTGACGCTCAAGATCATCTTCCGCACGGCACTGCCCGGGATCGTCACAGGCATCATGCTGGCCGTAGCGCGAGTGGCGGGTGAGACCGCGCCGCTGCTGTTCACGGCGCTATCGAACCGCTTCTGGAACGACGGCATCGATCAGCCCGTCGCGTCCCTCCCCGTTCAGATCTACACCTACGCGGTGTCTCCTTTCGAGGACTGGCACCGTCAAGCCTGGGCCGCTGCTCTCATGCTGGTGGTCTTCATCCTGATCCTCAACGTGACCGCCCGCTTGATGGTGCGTCACCGGGTGAAAGCACGATGA
- a CDS encoding SDR family oxidoreductase translates to MAVTGAAGALGAALCRTLVDAGADLIAVDRAASHGRLEALAKDLGCRHAELDVADHAAWAGLAESGELNDLSGAVLVAGGWAGGTPFHEAPGDQLATQLSLNLVSAGVSMQALLKPMVQRGDGSLVVIGSKNAVHPELGAKAAAYTASKAGVVALAKAVAAELLETGVRVNAVLPSTIDTPANRSAMPSADASRWVSPRSLAETIGFLLSDAARDISGVALPVYGRS, encoded by the coding sequence ATCGCTGTAACGGGTGCTGCTGGGGCTCTTGGCGCTGCTCTCTGTCGGACGCTGGTCGACGCCGGGGCAGACCTCATAGCGGTTGATCGCGCGGCATCCCACGGACGTCTGGAGGCGCTCGCGAAAGACCTGGGGTGCCGGCACGCGGAACTGGATGTCGCTGACCACGCGGCTTGGGCGGGCCTCGCCGAGAGCGGTGAACTGAACGACTTGTCGGGTGCCGTGCTGGTCGCTGGAGGCTGGGCGGGAGGCACCCCATTTCACGAAGCGCCCGGCGACCAGCTCGCAACCCAGCTGTCGCTAAATTTGGTGAGCGCCGGAGTCTCCATGCAGGCATTGCTCAAGCCCATGGTCCAGCGCGGAGATGGAAGTCTGGTGGTCATCGGCTCGAAGAACGCGGTTCATCCAGAGCTGGGCGCGAAGGCCGCGGCGTACACCGCGAGCAAGGCTGGCGTCGTAGCACTGGCGAAGGCCGTGGCGGCGGAGCTGCTCGAGACGGGTGTGCGTGTGAACGCCGTCCTGCCGAGCACCATCGACACGCCGGCCAACCGCAGCGCGATGCCAAGCGCCGACGCCTCTCGCTGGGTCAGCCCCAGGTCCCTCGCGGAAACGATCGGCTTCCTGCTTTCGGACGCCGCTCGTGACATCAGCGGCGTCGCACTACCGGTGTACGGACGCAGCTAG
- a CDS encoding 6-carboxytetrahydropterin synthase: protein MSAVHYRSTKTFSDLPCAHRQHLHQGHCRFVHGYSRTVTLVFAAKQLDENHFVVDFSSLKPLKAWLEEMFDHTLLLNHDDPELETFRELHERGVVKLQVVPNVSMEATAKLVFDFADDLVRSQTSGRAWVEQVEMRENAKNSAWYRPGSAYVST from the coding sequence GTGTCAGCCGTCCACTATCGCTCAACCAAGACCTTCAGCGACTTGCCGTGCGCCCACCGCCAGCATCTCCACCAGGGGCACTGCCGCTTCGTACATGGTTATAGCCGCACGGTAACACTCGTGTTCGCTGCCAAGCAGCTCGACGAGAACCACTTCGTCGTCGACTTTTCGTCGCTCAAGCCGCTCAAGGCCTGGCTGGAAGAGATGTTCGACCACACGTTGCTCCTGAACCACGACGATCCAGAGCTCGAAACGTTTCGCGAGCTCCATGAGCGCGGCGTGGTCAAGCTGCAGGTCGTGCCGAACGTCAGCATGGAGGCCACCGCCAAGCTGGTGTTCGACTTCGCAGATGATCTGGTGCGTTCGCAGACCTCGGGCCGCGCGTGGGTGGAGCAGGTCGAGATGCGCGAGAACGCGAAGAACTCCGCGTGGTATCGCCCAGGCTCGGCCTACGTCTCGACCTGA
- a CDS encoding S8 family serine peptidase, translated as MGRVAWYWGWAVTLGLLSACGEPSNPQVPPPPPPLPTVVSEPAPFVPTWENLDPQGLAGYVEAQAIARLAEVAPDLQTARFAEYAKQPDSAPELSGRASEQVLNLAVVKLSRGELDAAEGLVRWVRVRAKNRNSAFTGTTLLCVIAKRRAGDDRQVQVEAIKPVLAELPRARLGSATVVFQVFQEQKQLDARVEQLKQGLLSLDSASSALVFSQVLPDVVRGRAAFLEAVEGVRKNQQALPPEPDFDFKTVDLAKARDSKPVVVGVWDLGTNTELFKKQLFKNRAELANGKDDDGNGQVDDLGGLVDEAPNTKLLFEPDPKVLEEYKPFLRGIMDLRAGIANSEAAQKVLALMRGVSNAKELERLEQSLDAIGEWAHGTHVAGLLLAGIPKAQLVVFRSAWAGEARPYHHRGPTDEELAGERKNMDAVAAFINRHKVRVVNASLGFSQDYLEAELRYQKAKYQDDAAVRSRAKAVLDQRRENWARVFDACPNTLFIVAAGNSNQDVVEYGVVPAGIQRDNLLVVGAVDRWGNWASFTNSGEGVKVFDFGVEVPSLIPSGETVPLSGTSMASPNAANLAAKILSVNPKLKPSQVRALIAEHGNPVKAPFSGVIPDEAAALAAARKAR; from the coding sequence ATGGGTCGGGTGGCGTGGTACTGGGGCTGGGCGGTGACGTTGGGTTTGCTCTCTGCATGCGGTGAGCCGTCGAATCCTCAGGTCCCGCCGCCTCCACCGCCGCTCCCAACTGTCGTCAGCGAGCCGGCCCCTTTCGTTCCGACCTGGGAGAATCTGGATCCCCAGGGGCTAGCGGGTTACGTGGAGGCGCAGGCGATTGCTCGCCTCGCCGAGGTGGCGCCGGATCTACAAACCGCGCGCTTCGCCGAGTACGCCAAGCAGCCCGATTCTGCGCCCGAGCTCAGCGGACGCGCCAGCGAGCAGGTGTTGAACCTGGCGGTGGTGAAGCTCTCTCGGGGTGAGCTGGACGCTGCGGAGGGGCTCGTGCGCTGGGTGAGGGTCCGCGCCAAGAATCGCAACTCGGCGTTCACGGGCACGACGCTCCTCTGCGTGATCGCCAAGCGCCGCGCGGGGGACGACCGTCAGGTGCAGGTCGAGGCGATCAAGCCAGTGCTCGCCGAACTCCCCCGCGCCCGACTCGGCAGCGCGACGGTGGTGTTCCAGGTCTTTCAGGAGCAAAAGCAGCTGGACGCGCGCGTCGAACAGCTGAAGCAAGGCCTCTTGAGCCTAGATTCCGCGAGCAGCGCGCTCGTCTTTAGCCAGGTTCTGCCCGATGTGGTGCGCGGCCGCGCGGCGTTTCTGGAGGCGGTCGAAGGGGTGAGGAAGAACCAACAAGCGCTCCCACCCGAGCCTGACTTCGATTTCAAGACCGTCGATCTCGCGAAGGCGCGTGACAGCAAACCGGTGGTCGTCGGCGTTTGGGACCTTGGCACCAATACGGAGCTCTTCAAGAAACAGCTGTTCAAGAACCGCGCAGAGCTTGCCAACGGCAAGGACGACGACGGGAACGGTCAAGTCGATGACCTAGGTGGGCTCGTCGATGAGGCCCCGAACACCAAGCTGTTGTTCGAGCCTGACCCCAAGGTGCTCGAGGAGTACAAACCATTTCTCCGCGGAATCATGGATCTGCGGGCGGGAATCGCAAATAGCGAAGCTGCGCAGAAGGTGCTCGCTCTGATGCGAGGTGTGTCGAACGCGAAGGAGCTTGAACGCCTCGAACAATCCCTGGACGCCATCGGCGAGTGGGCGCACGGCACTCACGTCGCCGGACTCCTGCTTGCGGGCATTCCAAAGGCGCAGCTCGTGGTGTTTCGCTCCGCGTGGGCAGGTGAAGCGCGCCCCTATCATCACCGTGGGCCGACCGACGAAGAACTCGCTGGCGAGCGCAAGAACATGGACGCAGTTGCGGCGTTCATCAACCGCCACAAGGTGCGTGTGGTGAACGCCTCCCTGGGTTTCAGCCAGGACTACCTGGAAGCGGAGCTCCGCTACCAGAAGGCGAAGTACCAGGATGACGCGGCAGTTCGCTCGCGGGCGAAGGCAGTCTTGGACCAGCGACGCGAGAACTGGGCGCGCGTCTTCGACGCGTGTCCGAATACGCTCTTCATTGTTGCCGCGGGGAACTCGAATCAGGACGTCGTGGAGTATGGCGTGGTCCCCGCGGGTATCCAGCGCGACAACTTGCTGGTGGTCGGCGCCGTGGACCGCTGGGGCAACTGGGCGAGCTTCACGAACTCCGGGGAGGGGGTGAAGGTCTTCGACTTTGGCGTTGAAGTACCGAGCCTGATCCCCTCTGGAGAGACCGTTCCACTGAGCGGAACCTCGATGGCGTCTCCCAACGCTGCCAACCTCGCGGCGAAGATCCTGAGCGTGAATCCCAAGCTCAAGCCGAGCCAGGTCCGAGCGCTCATCGCCGAGCACGGCAATCCAGTGAAAGCTCCGTTCAGCGGCGTAATCCCCGACGAGGCCGCAGCACTTGCCGCGGCTCGCAAGGCGCGCTGA
- the pstB gene encoding phosphate ABC transporter ATP-binding protein has translation MDATERRQTEVKLSAEGLRALFGKSEVLKGISLPIRGRNVTAVIGPSGCGKSTFVRCLNRMHEVVPGATVQGRVLLDGQDIYASNVDPVLVRRRVGMVFQKPNPFPTMNIRDNVLAGLKLNGARVKNAAEEVEKRLRQVALWDEVKDGLERSGTSLSGGQQQRLCIARSLALEPEILLMDEPCSALDPIATARVEELIHELREQYTIVIVTHNMQQAARVADTTAFFYMGELIEYDETDVIFTRPKQQKTEDYITGRFG, from the coding sequence ATGGATGCCACGGAGCGCCGTCAAACCGAGGTCAAGCTCTCCGCTGAAGGGCTGCGCGCTCTGTTCGGCAAGAGCGAGGTCCTCAAGGGCATCAGCTTGCCCATTCGGGGGCGCAACGTGACCGCGGTGATTGGCCCGTCCGGCTGCGGCAAGTCCACCTTCGTTCGCTGCCTGAACCGCATGCACGAGGTCGTCCCTGGCGCGACCGTCCAGGGGCGTGTGCTGCTCGACGGCCAAGACATCTACGCGTCGAACGTCGATCCCGTGCTCGTGCGTCGCCGGGTGGGCATGGTGTTTCAGAAGCCCAATCCGTTCCCGACGATGAACATTCGAGACAACGTGCTCGCGGGACTGAAGCTCAACGGCGCAAGGGTGAAGAACGCAGCGGAAGAGGTCGAGAAGCGACTCCGCCAGGTGGCGCTCTGGGACGAGGTCAAGGATGGCCTCGAGCGCTCAGGTACCAGCCTTTCCGGCGGTCAGCAGCAGCGCTTGTGCATCGCCCGTAGTCTCGCTCTGGAACCCGAGATCCTGCTGATGGACGAGCCGTGTTCGGCGCTCGACCCGATCGCTACGGCTCGCGTGGAGGAGCTGATCCACGAGCTGCGAGAGCAGTACACGATCGTCATTGTGACTCACAACATGCAGCAGGCCGCGCGCGTGGCAGACACGACGGCGTTCTTCTACATGGGTGAGCTCATCGAGTACGACGAAACCGACGTGATCTTCACGCGGCCGAAGCAGCAAAAGACTGAAGACTACATCACGGGACGCTTCGGCTGA
- a CDS encoding lamin tail domain-containing protein, whose protein sequence is MREIRWVGVLCAALSVAACGGGDGSGLGTGGTGGTAGVGGAGASGGNGGNGGNGGSVGGPCESSDDCASGVCDEIAGECVECLFQTDCGADQRCTDKHCVADTQCVNSLDCVDAPTGPICDPATSTCEECVEPSDCDGTADCVDHRCVAFTSCTNSLDCDAGQVCDPTLERCVECIESADCDEGETCVASECKTLVGCQSDNQCTPLGQLCDKTLGVCVDCLKNSDCPAAYHCSGGGCALDACAEGSSRCSGNAIESCLPDGVGWGPPVTCTGDSTCVQAGAQASCAALECSPNSDYCDGTDHRKCAADGLSSSSVEDCASQGLNCVGGACSAKVCAADEFYCDAGDVKLCNSTGSASSLVDDCTSSEYCDNVSATCKTQVCSPNQPTCNGEVATTCNALGSGYAAGGTNCAASGKSCVDGACQACAPGSAVRQLRLTEVYLGSGDYVVIKNQSTTCSAQLQGVTLAALTSNASAATNFALPSHTLAPGASIRVLESDGSGESGDLYVNGSISWIYGSDGAALLCQDVICSASNVIDAVVFTSRPTTVPSGINFTPGALTGINSTALEDNSAYLRVASSGSAPNFLASDWSVGSASLPLNSSQCPGVQPTNGSACSLFLQTCTYGGVSCYCNVTTWECS, encoded by the coding sequence ATGCGCGAAATTCGGTGGGTTGGGGTGTTGTGTGCGGCGCTGAGCGTCGCGGCGTGCGGCGGCGGTGACGGCAGCGGTCTCGGGACCGGTGGCACCGGGGGAACTGCAGGAGTCGGAGGCGCTGGCGCCTCGGGTGGCAATGGCGGCAATGGCGGCAATGGCGGATCCGTCGGTGGCCCCTGCGAGTCGAGTGACGACTGTGCCTCGGGCGTGTGTGACGAGATCGCTGGGGAGTGCGTCGAGTGCCTCTTCCAGACCGACTGCGGCGCTGACCAGCGCTGCACAGACAAGCACTGCGTGGCCGACACCCAGTGCGTCAACAGCCTCGACTGCGTTGATGCACCCACCGGACCCATCTGCGATCCAGCTACGTCCACTTGCGAGGAGTGCGTCGAACCCAGCGACTGTGATGGAACCGCCGATTGTGTGGACCACCGCTGTGTGGCCTTCACCTCGTGCACCAACAGCCTCGACTGCGACGCCGGGCAGGTTTGCGACCCAACCCTCGAGCGGTGCGTGGAGTGCATCGAGAGCGCGGACTGCGACGAAGGTGAGACGTGTGTGGCTAGCGAGTGCAAGACGCTCGTCGGCTGTCAGTCGGACAATCAATGCACCCCGCTTGGCCAGCTGTGCGACAAGACCCTCGGAGTTTGTGTCGACTGCTTGAAGAACAGCGACTGCCCGGCTGCTTATCACTGCTCCGGCGGCGGCTGTGCGCTGGACGCCTGCGCCGAGGGGAGCAGCCGCTGTAGCGGCAACGCGATCGAGAGCTGTCTTCCGGACGGGGTTGGCTGGGGCCCGCCGGTGACCTGCACTGGGGATTCGACGTGCGTCCAAGCCGGCGCCCAAGCAAGCTGCGCGGCCCTCGAGTGCTCTCCTAACAGCGACTACTGCGATGGCACCGATCATCGCAAATGCGCCGCCGATGGTCTCTCCTCCAGCTCCGTCGAGGACTGCGCGAGCCAAGGTCTCAACTGTGTGGGCGGGGCGTGTTCCGCCAAGGTCTGCGCGGCAGACGAGTTCTACTGCGACGCGGGGGACGTGAAGCTCTGCAATAGCACCGGGAGCGCCTCGAGCCTCGTCGATGACTGCACCTCGTCGGAGTACTGCGACAACGTCAGTGCGACCTGCAAGACCCAGGTTTGCTCTCCGAATCAGCCGACCTGCAACGGTGAAGTTGCCACGACGTGCAACGCTCTCGGGAGTGGCTACGCAGCGGGCGGAACCAACTGCGCGGCCTCCGGCAAGAGCTGCGTCGATGGTGCTTGCCAGGCGTGCGCTCCTGGCTCCGCCGTGCGCCAGCTGCGGCTCACCGAGGTGTACCTCGGCAGCGGCGACTACGTGGTGATCAAGAACCAAAGCACCACCTGCAGCGCGCAGCTCCAGGGCGTTACCCTCGCGGCGTTGACCAGTAATGCGTCGGCTGCCACGAACTTCGCGCTCCCGAGTCACACGCTGGCCCCCGGCGCCTCCATCCGCGTTCTGGAGAGCGACGGTAGCGGCGAGTCGGGCGATCTCTACGTAAATGGGAGCATCAGCTGGATCTACGGGTCCGATGGTGCTGCGCTGCTTTGTCAGGATGTGATCTGCAGCGCTTCAAACGTAATCGACGCGGTCGTCTTCACCTCTCGCCCGACGACGGTTCCGTCGGGAATCAACTTCACGCCTGGCGCCCTCACCGGCATCAACTCGACCGCTCTGGAAGACAACTCCGCCTACCTGCGGGTCGCCTCTAGCGGCAGCGCGCCGAACTTCCTGGCGTCGGACTGGAGTGTGGGTTCGGCGAGTCTGCCCCTCAACTCGAGTCAGTGCCCGGGGGTTCAGCCGACGAACGGCAGCGCCTGCTCGCTGTTCCTCCAGACCTGCACCTACGGAGGGGTGAGCTGCTACTGCAACGTCACCACCTGGGAATGCTCCTGA